In Erigeron canadensis isolate Cc75 chromosome 6, C_canadensis_v1, whole genome shotgun sequence, the following are encoded in one genomic region:
- the LOC122603607 gene encoding uncharacterized protein LOC122603607, whose protein sequence is MSSWFGPSIPNLEEQIDNNNNSNNSRIKQDLTEITQTLSHHFHGFASLLSSHPSDPEAPDPAPVSGLRRDFSEISGKFRSGISKLSNNMIDVSEITKFASELLDDDSTDDDEDDVVGVTDEVLEFVKDVSMHPMTWLDFPLPPHEDIDLSDIQQEHALAVERSVPTLMSLRIKLCPTHMSETSFWKIYFVLLHPILERHAAEILSTPNILQARASLTHELKNRSNAQSGREIPRSNSYSENISDTKSESTALGVSAIETVKPPFHSDEIQIVGKSVIQVEPCEGKDEDEVEADDWLNEETSEIVTHSLRINIENDEHVSFSDLEDDDDEDDDGNIPIHFKKAA, encoded by the exons ATGTCATCATGGTTTGGTCCATCCATCCCTAATTTAGAAGAACAAATTGACAACAATAATAATTCTAATAATTCACGCATAAAACAAGACTTAACAGAAATAACCCAAACCCTGTCTCATCACTTTCATGGATTCGCTTCTCTTCTTTCATCACATCCGTCCGATCCAGAAGCTCCTGACCCGGCACCCGTATCCGGATTACGCAGAGACTTTTCCGAGATCAGCGGGAAGTTTCGCTCTGGAATTTCAAAGCTGTCTAATAATATGATTGAtgtttcagaaatcaccaaatttGCTTCTGAATTACTTGATGATGACTCAACTGATGACGATGAGGATGACGTGGTTGGTGTTACTGATGAAGTTTTGgaatttgttaaggatgtttctATGCATCCTATGACTTGGTTGGATTTTCCTTTACCTCCACATGAAG ATATTGATTTATCTGACATACAACAAGAGCATGCTTTGGCTGTTGAACGTTCAGTACCAACGTTGATGTCTCTTAGGATTAAGCTCTGCCCAACTCATATGAGTGagacttcgttttggaagataTATTTTGTTCTCTTGCATCCGATACTTGAACGACACGCTGCTGAAATTCTCTCCACGCCCAAT ATTTTGCAAGCTAGAGCCTCGTTAACGCATGAGTTGAAGAACCGTTCTAATGCACAGTCCGGTAGAGAAATACCAAGAAGTAATTCTTATTCTGAAAATATTTCCGATACCAAGTCAGAATCGACCGCCCTTGGGGTATCTGCAATTGAGACTGTAAAACCCCCCTTCCATAGTGATGAAATTCAGATTGTAGGCAAATCTGTGATTCAAGTTGAGCCATGTGAAGGCAAAGATGAAGACGAAGTTGAAGCAGATGATTGGTTAAATGAAGAGACCTCAGAAATTGTTACTCATAGTCTTAGAATTAATATTGAGAATGATGAGCATGTATCATTTAGTGATCTtgaggatgatgatgacgaGGACGATGATGGAAACATCCCCATACATTTCAAAAAAGCCGCATAG